Proteins encoded within one genomic window of Aphelocoma coerulescens isolate FSJ_1873_10779 chromosome 9, UR_Acoe_1.0, whole genome shotgun sequence:
- the OTOS gene encoding otospiralin codes for MTFTGLFFFCMLMNMLTDARSIQDGDDLYQEAAALPYWPFSSSDFWSYVEYFRTLGAYNRINDMARAFFAQFPFGSHLGYHVPDHEH; via the exons ATGACATTTACtggcttatttttcttctgtatgcTGATGAACATGCTAACAG ATGCCCGATCCATCCAGGATGGAGATG aTCTCTACCAGGAAGCTGCAGCCTTGCCGTACTGGCCCTTCTCATCCAGTGATTTCTGGTCATATGTGGAATATTTCCGGACCTTGGGAGCCTACAACAGGATCAATGACATGGCCAGAGCCTTCTTTGCCCAGTTCCCTTTTGGGAGCCACCTTGGCTACCACGTACCTGACCACGAGCATTGA
- the ADIPOQ gene encoding adiponectin, with translation METAVSELTAPRALRDSDAIARPHSLNRLQQANQDSKQLEPTMRGPAGFLLFSLLLMAPHSTGVAAQDTQPDPKMPCANWMGGAPGYPGHNGVPGRDGKDGRDGLKGDKGDEGPAGPKGEPGPIGSRGFPGPPGSPGIPGTPGQKGKDAFVHRSAFSVGLTERSPAPNLPIRFSKIFYNEQGHYDPSTGKFLCNVPGTYYFAYHLTVYLSDVKVSLYRKDKAVIFTYDQFQNNNVDQASGSVLLHLSSGDEVWLQVYGNGDKNGVYADNLNDSTFMGFLLYPDPDNY, from the exons ATGGAAACAGCAGTGTCTGAGCTGACAGCTCCCCGTGCCCTTAGGGATAGCGATGCGATAGCCAGACCTCATTCTCTAAACAGACTGCAGCAAGCCAACCAGGACTCAAAGCAGCTG GAACCAACAATGAGGGGCCCGGCAGGCTTCCTGCTGTTCTCGTTGCTGCTGATGGCCCCCCACTCCACAGGGGTGGCTGCCCAGGACACCCAGCCTGACCCCAAAATGCCATGTGCCAATTGGATGGGAGGAGCACCCGGCTACCCTGGCCACAACGGAGTCCCTGGCCGGGatgggaaagatggaagagATGGACTAAAGGGAGATAAAGGAGATGAAG GTCCAGCAGGTCCCAAAGGTGAACCAGGCCCAATAGGAAGCCGAGGCTTTCCCGGacctcctggatctcctggaATTCCTGGAACCCCAGGGCAGAAGGGCAAAGATGCTTTTGTTCACCGCTCTGCCTTCAGCGTAGGGCTGACGGAGCGAAGCCCTGCCCCCAACCTCCCCATCCGCTTCAGCAAGATCTTCTACAACGAGCAGGGCCACTACGACCCCAGCACGGGCAAGTTCCTCTGCAACGTCCCTGGCACTTACTACTTCGCCTACCACCTCACGGTCTACCTGTCGGACGTCAAGGTCAGCCTCTACAGGAAGGACAAGGCCGTGATCTTCACCTATGACCAGTTCCAGAACAACAACGTTGACCAAGCGAGTGGCTCTGTCCTGCTGCACCTCAGCTCCGGGGACGAGGTCTGGCTTCAGGTGTATGGGAATGGGGACAAAAACGGTGTCTATGCTGACAACCTCAATGATTCCACTTTCATGGGCTTCCTCCTGTACCCTGACCCAGATAACTACTAA
- the COPS9 gene encoding COP9 signalosome complex subunit 9 yields MKPAVDEMFPEGAGPYVDLDEAGGSTGLLMDLAANEKAVHADFFNDFEDLFDDDDIQ; encoded by the exons ATGAAGCCGGCGGTGGACGAGATGTTCCCGGAGGGAGCCGGCCCCTACGTGGACCTGGATGAG GCAGGGGGAAGCACGGGGCTGCTGATGGATCTGGCCGCCAACGAGAAAGCGGTGCACGCTGACTTCTTCAACG ATTTTGAAGATCTCTTTGATGATGACGACATCCAGTGA